The DNA window ATTATTATGTAAACGCTCTGGTGTAAATACATACTCCATCGTCTTGATCCATCTGAATAGTACAGTGTAATCTCTATCCAAATTCCATTCACTCGCATTCACGCCCCTCCGTAGGAGGTTGTCCGCTGAATATACTTCTAAGAAGATGCTTCTTGCGGACCGAGTGGCCGTCAGTCCCGATGCTTGAATGCGGTGTTATAAGATGTCAGTGCCTTCTTCGAAATACCTACTCAATTTAATTATCGTTCACCGTTAGCGTAATCTACTTTAGGAGACAAGGTCATCTAACCGTCTGGTAAACGAGGCCTATGGCTCCTGAATCAAATGTCTTGTTTTCGATAAGTTTAAGATTGATCTTCTCCTTAAGACCTTGAAATAACGGCAACCCGCTGCCGATCAGGACGGGAGAAACCGTAATTTTGTACTCATCTATTAAATCAAGCTGCATAAGGTAGTGTGCCAACCTAGGACTGCCGAGGATGACCATATCCTTGCCTGGCTGCTGTTTGAGATTCTTGATCTCTTCCTCGACATCTTCTGTCACCAGTCTGGAATTGTTCCATTCGACTTTCTCCAGCGTCGTGGAAAAAACGATTTTGGCTGTCTTTTCGATCCACTCGGCATGATTCAGTTCATGCTGTGAAGCTGATGGGTTAGAAGGCACAGATGGCCAGTAACTGTACATCATCTGATAAGTCCCACGTCCCCAAATGACAGTGTCGGCAGTACTCAGAATGTCTTTCGCGTGTTTCTCCAAATCAGCATCGTAGGAAACCCAGCCAATGTCCATTTCACCGTTCGGCCCTTCTACAAAACCGTCAAGCGATGCGTGCAGAAATAGAACGAGTTTTCTCATTTTCAGTTCTCCTTTGTTTATGAGGGATATCCACATTATACTTCATTTTTGCATAATTAAAATTAGGATGGAGTTTTTACGTTGATTTCTTATAACGTTCTTGTATTCACGAAACGCCCAGCCTTAGATAGCTCTTATCTTAGGCTGGGGCGTTTGTTGTCTGCGCTTATTTCATGATTATCCATATGATAGGCAAGGGGCGGTAGCCCCACAGTTAAAATATTCTCACTCCCATATGTTCACCATTTTGATCGACTTCATTAAAGTAATTTACCTCTATAAAGTTGACTTAAGGGATAAAGCACCTTCATGATGTGGATCTTTAGCCAAAGCTTGATACACATAATCTCGGACAAGTTCTTCATTCCCAGTCTCATCATAGCAAATCGCCATATTATAGAGAACATCCGCACCAGCTTGATCCAGCTGTGAACGTTCAAAGAATTCTAGTGAAGCCTCATATTGATCCATTTCGAACAGCAACATGCCACAGTTTACTGCCAAGTCATGCTTCTCCCCCATCGGATAGTAGCCCGTCCACATCAAGTGGATCCCCGCTTGGAGATCAGCCAACTCTTCATCATCACTTGTTGGAAGTAAGTTCAGCATTCGATCAGCACTTCTTATGAACAATTCAGTATCATAGCGGCCCAATCTCCATAAGGAAAGAATCTGACGCAATTCCATTTGATCCAAATGCGCTTCAAACCATTCCTTTATCGTGAAAAAATCATCCGGTCCAAAGCGATTAACGAATCGCCGATAAGCAAGGCGTGAATGAGTATAACACATCGGATCTTGAAGCATCAGCATGCAGCCAACGTTTAAGTTTTTATAATGATGAGGAGTGAAAAAAGTTAAGGCTCCCTTATGTTCAAAATACGCTTGAATCGCATGGTAGTTCGCTGTTAACGAAAAGCTGCCGTGATGAATGAGTTCAGGAGGCTCAGCAAATTCCCAGTTCTCTATCCTGTGATCACCTTTGTCCGCTGTAAGCATAAGAAAACCATCCTGTGACAGCTGTCCCAGTCTTTCTAAACAGTCCAACCCCATAGCTGGAAAAAGAATATGTGAATCCTCTAACCGATGTTGATACAACTGGATAATATCTCGGTAAGGATATGATTCCTGCTCATATTCATCTGCCCTCAGATAATGGTACTCGGGTATGACTCTTTCTAATAATTCAGATGGACTAAGTTCGCTTACTTCATCAGGATATTGAAGAGATATCTTGCACTCATGGATTTTACCATCACCTACATAGATCAATTCTTGCGGAATACTATCAAAGAAATAATTCGCTATGACCAGCAGAGGTTGTTGTAAGTCTCCCCTTCGTATAATGGTGCCTGTCTCTGTTAAGGTTAGCTCTGTATCATGGGTAGCATCAAAGTGAGCAAAGTCTAAAATACCTTGATCAACAAAAGGCTTGAGACTACGGTGTTGCTGCCAAAAAGTGATATTTTTCAAGGCAAAATCACTCATGCAATAGCAAAAAGGAGGTAGTTGAATAACCACCGCTTCATCTCTTAACTCGCATAGTTCTTTCAACACATGAAAAGCTAAACGGCCTGAGCCCGCGCCAAGCTCAAGAATGATGACGGGTTCCGTTGTATGACCTAACCTAGCTCGATCTTGAAGAAATCCAAATATTATTTCTGCATATGAAGTAGCAATCATCGGATTATTCGTGATATATTGCGGCACTTCTTCACTCAACCAGGCTTTCAGTCCCTGGTCTTCATAGTAGGAGCGCTGCATTTCCCAGATGGGCGATTCACTGAACCGGTATATGACCTGCTCTTTATCTGTCATTCAAATTAACCTACCTTCTAAGATTGCTAAAATAACTCATTCTTTACTTTAATCGAATTTGATCTTTGTTATGGGAAGTCCAACAAAAGTGGCATAACGTTCAGCAGCTATGATCACTTGCTCTTCTTTATCTCCTATATATTCAAACGGGGTAATCACAAACTCAATCCCCTTACTCTTAATAGTTCTTTTCCATAGCCCCTTGACCTTTCCACCTGAGACCAGAGTCGGCAGGAACACCCCATTGTTACCAGGGACTATCATGGGCGTGTACTCAGGAGAAAGCACAGCACTACGGTCTTTATAACCAAGGATATATTCATCGAATCCTGGAAGCAGAAAGACTCCAGAATCTTCTAACATTTGTGTCTTTGATACTTCTCTGGACATCCAATACTGACTTCCATTTAATTGTTCAAAGTGGAGCTGACCTTTAACTTCCTCAAGGCCCATTCTAGCATCGGTTAGTGTGATACCTGACCACCAAGCGAAATCTTGAACCGTTGAAGGTCCATGTGCCGTGAAGTACCGCAGTGCAAGCTCCGCTATGGATTCCTCTAACGTTAACTCTCGTGCTTCCGGAACCCACTCATCAAGCAAGACAAAAGTCTGTTGTTTACCCATCTTAGGTCCAAAACAGATCAACCCTTGATAAGTTAAGTTCCATAATATTGTATAACCACGTTGTCCAGTTGTATTGATACCTACTTGCTCCAGCAATTGAAGCAAATCAGAGCGGGTTATCTGCTGATGACCCTTCAATGCTTCATAAATAATCTCTCTGCAACGCATTAAAGTTTGATCATCTACTCCAAGCTGTGTTAGCCTTTTCTGCCCTTGCCCCATGACTCGAGAAGCCGAAAGCTGTATCAGCCATTTCACATCTTCTGGCGGAACAAAATGTATCGTACCACGTAGTGCCCATGTTAGAACAATTTTCCGCTCAGCTATTGCTTGCTCAATATCCGCTAATGTCGAAGATGATGTACGTAGTCCTATAGCCCAAACTGCCTGCATATATTCCTGTGCCTGCATCGCAACAAGTTCTTGAACGACTTGTTCAGGCTTATTGATCATCGAATTGGCAATACACTGATTATTTAAGCGACGCTCAGCAATAACCTCGTTCATCACAGTTCTCCTCCTGGGCTTATAATTATTCACTCAGACAAGCTTCGCCCATAAGCTTACTTAATTCTTCGTTCATCCAACTTTTACTATATTCTAATTTTTTAAGGTCAGCCGCTAGCATTTGCACCTGTTGTCGTAACACATTAAATTCATCAGTTCCATTTAGAAAACGGCTCATAAAATGAAGAAACACATCCACTAATCGAAGAATCATAAGGTGCGGAATCGCAGCAACTTCTTCCGAAGATAGACGAGTCTTGGTAGCATAAGCAATACAAAACCTACGAACTATCTCTATTTCCTCATCATGACCAAGTAAGCCGGTAATGATAACAGCTGCCTCCATCGCCCTAACATCTATCGTGCAAAATTCAAAGTCGAGCAGCGCCGTTACTTCGCTTGTATGTTCCAAATCTACCAGCAGGTTAGATACGTTAAGATCACCGTGTACCAGCTGCTTAGGTAATTTCTCAATACCAGCTAGCGAATGACAGATATCTTCATAAGCAGCCCTTATTATTTGTAACTCCTCATATAAATCACCAAACTCTTTAGCTGGTTGTTCGCAAAAATCCAGCACATACTCCGGATTACAATTCGGATACGCTTGCAGTAATTCATAATACGGTCTATAAACAGGAGCTACCTTAGGAACGATCTTGGCAAGTACTGATGACAGTTCGCCCGCTGCTTCACCTAAAGAATAGGCAATCGGGTAACATCCCTCTACCGGAGACGTTCCTTCGATATACTCGAACAAGCAGGCATATTTCCCACTACCATCCTGAAGTTGTACAATCGTCTCGCCCGTTTCTGTCTTGATAGGAACAGGAATTCTGTAATTCAGCTGTGCTTGCTGAAGTGATTCTAGCACAGTGTGCTCAAATTCTACTTTTTCATGATCACTATGTGTATTATATATGCGTAGCACGGAGCTACGTTCCTCATTGTAAATAAAATATGTCGAATTGTTCCATCCACCAGTGCGCTCTTGCATCGTTCCATTCCACTTAGGCCAATATCGTCTCAGCATGGCTTCAATCATTACCTCATTCCTTTCTAGTATAGATTAACTACTTATTCCTGTTATGTCATGCGTTTAAAACAATAAAAGAATCCGCCATGCTTTTGCAAGGCGGATCGCTATGTATGTATATTTGATTCCAATCTATTTAAGCTAAGAGACTAATGACCCCGTATAAAATGCTAAAAATGCCAAGAATAAGACCTACAATGGCCATCCATCTGTTCTTTTCTAACTCAGCATTAAATGTTCCTAACCCTACACCACTAAATACACAAGCAACAATTCCAACTAACCCCCAAAAATTAATCAGCAAGGATACAAGTCCTAAGATAAAACCTACCAAAGCCATTGTGTTATTCTTCTTGTTCAAATTGCCCCTCCTATGAAAATGTTATGGAAAATACATGTAATACTATAATATAAAAATAAAATGAGAAATAGCAATACTTTCTGCATACTTTAATTCATTATTATTTTGTGATAATATTCACTTTGTAATATTTTGTTCATATTGCGTTCTTATTTCTCAGCTATACTTGGATTAACAATAAGTAATTAAAAATTACCATAGAGGAGACATTATGTATGAAGAAATTATATTATACTTCGTTTTTCTATGCCGTACTTGGTTTGTTGGCTGGAGTTTTTTACCGTGAAATTACAAAATACAATGATTTCAGTGGAGACACGGTATTAGTTGCACTTCACACCCACATTCTAGTGCTTGGATTCATCTTCTTCATTCTTTTGCTAATTCTAAGTAAGTTATTTAATATCCATGAAGCGAAATCATTTGGAGCCATGTACATTGTCTATAACATCGGTTTATTGATCACAATTGGCGCTATGACAACTCGTGGTATGCTGCAAATGAACGGTGATGATATCAGCTTCTTGCCACATATCGCCGGACTAGGTCATGCGATTCTAGGTGGAAGTATCATTTGGATGCTGGTTCTACTTGGTAAAAGAATTAAATAAATTGCGCTCGTGTAGGGACGTTGGAGAATGAGAATACTCCAGCGTCTCTTTGTTCTGCACTCAGCTCATTCAATATGAGAACTGCGCACTTTCATTTGACAATTCACATAAGATATCCCACAAGGCATATGCCTAAGCCTATACTAAATGAAGGGTCGGTAATAAAATGGCGGTTTCTTATATGGACTTTACTTCTCCAAATGTACAGTTTACTTATGATGTAAATAACAACTCATTCTTCAAAAAAGATGATCAGAACTATATTAATTTTCTGTCCATCAATCAGCTCAACACATTAGGGAATGTGTCCCTACTCGACATTTACCTCAGTACAGATAATGTAATTGAACCCCATACTCATCAAAATGCAACTGAATTAGTATTCTGTATTTCAGGTGCAGCTGTCGTCTCGATCATTAATCCATTTACCAAAAAACTGCTCAATTATTCAATTCAGCCGGGTCAAGTAGCTAATGTACCTCAGGGTTGGTGGCATTATGAAATTGCATCAGTTGATAACACACATTTATTAGCTATTTTCGATGCACCTGTTCCTGAATTCATCGGGGGTTCTGACCTGCTGAGATTAACGCCGGCAAGTGTGTTCGCCCATACCTACTGCCTCGATGAAGCAAAAGTAAAAAACACGTTCGCCCCGATTACAAATACGGTTGTCATCGGACCTCCTAACGATTGCAAGACAGGTCAAGTCCAAAGCAAAGTGAGTGAAAATTCAACACCCCATTCGAATCAGCCACATCTCAATCGTGCGTATGGTAACCAGCCTTTCATAGGTAATGGCTGGAGGTATTTGGATAATAACGAGGTGTAGAGATAACTTTACGGTAAGATTGCATTAAGACACACACCCATGAGCTGCGGACGAAGTGATTTTACGAATTCAAGGTCCGCAGCTACGGTGTTAATTATAGCTTGTAATGTTTTGATTCTAGCGACTACTGCTGACCAATGACAATTACACCATTATACCCCACTGCCAGGAACCGTTTGCCATCCCATGTGATATCTGTCAAGTCTTTCAATGTAGGTGATGCTATCTTGGTCCACGTTTTACCGTCTTCACAAAAGTAGATCATTCCTTTACTTCCGACAGTGGCAATTACTCCGTTACTACTAACCGCAAGGTCAGTGAAATAAGAATATTTTACTCTCATTTTCGTAATCCATGTAATGCCATCTACCGATTCAATCAATTCGCCGTTTTGAATACCAACAAACTTCTTCCCCGTCCAGACTGCCTTCTTTACCATGAAATCCGGCCAATTGGTGCTACCATCTAGGGTCGTTTTTGTTTTTTTCCAGAGTAAAGCATCCTTTGATGTATAATAGCCATCATCTTTGAATCCAATCCATAATTTTCCATTTCTAGCAACCGGAACGGCTTGAACACCCGACATTTTCTTCCACGTTATTCCATCCATACTTGTAGCTGTTGATGTACTGCCATAAACCCGCATTTCTCCGCCAATAACAGCCACGTCGTTAAACCTCTCCGGAATATAAGAATCTATATTTATGAGTTCTCCATCTCGATATAAATACTGAGGTACCGTTACATTACCTCGGGCTCTCTGCATGCAAGAAAATAAGAACAATCCCGATCCAGCAGTTTGTTCGAAGAACGAACTGCCTTCATTAACTCGCTCGTCGTCAATCGCATTCCATTCATCACCATTTGAGGATGTCCTAAAGGTACCCTCTCCGGTTATGACATATTTCCCGTTAGAATAATCTATCGCATACAAATCATTCAGACTGCCTGACGTTTCAACCTTCCACATTTCGTCCGAGTCATTTATAGAACGGATGGTTCCCAAGTTTCCTACCGCTAAGTAAGTGTCACCCATCTTGGAAATCCGGTTCACTTTGCTTTTGAGTCCCATGTATTTTATATAAAAGAGAGGATGCCTATATACTCCTCCTTCTTGCTCTGGTTCCATGGTCCACTTATTACCATCCGCGGAGTGGTAGATCGTACCATAATCACCAACAGCAATAAATTCTTCGCCATCCCACATGATACCCTCAATGGAAGTATTATTATCAAATAACGGGCTACTTACTTTTTTGTACTTTATTCCGTCATTGGAAATATAGACTGTCCCCGAGCTTGTTTTCCCATTATAACCGACTGTTACCATGGTCGTGCCATTGGTAGTAGCATCATTTATATCTCCATCAAATTTGGTTTCATAAAAAGTCCATTTCTTTAAGTCCTTGGATTCAAAAACACCTTCTGCCGCTACCGCTAACCATTTATTTTGAAATTTAACCACGGTAATTGGAGCCTCAAATAGATTTATATATGTAGTAGATTTGAGTGGTCTAATCTCCCATTCTGTCCCCTGGGTTGAAACGGCGACAAGGGGTTGCTCATATGTAAATTCTCCTTGCCATTTGGCACATGCGGTCGCGATGAACTGTTTACCGTCCCACATAACATCCAACCATTCGATATTCTTTTGGGTTAACTTTTGCTTACCCACTGCTTTACTCTTGTAATAGTCGTTATATTCACTCAATAGCAGGGTTCCTTTAATGCTCCCCTTTGTCCAAGTCAAACCATCCTTAGTACTCGCTATCGTTCCTTGATCATCTCCAATGATCGCAAGCGTTCCATTGGAAGTAGCCGTATTTATATTCCCTTTCCCCGGAGAGGGAACTATATTCCATGAACCTGGACTTTCACTACGTTGAATGGTAGCATCATCACCAACTGCCAGTTTCACGCCGCTATCTAAAGCTATAATGTCATGAAGTTCAGAGTTTACCTTCCCTGTCTGTTGCGTCCACTTCCAGCTTGATGCAGCGGCATCAACCGTCTTACCGCTTGGGAAGCATGTTGTTAATAGAACCATACAAATTGAAAGAATCCCCAAACGAATTAGAATATGTCTACATTTGTTGCCCATTGCCATTCCTCCGTATGTATAAGATTGTTGAAAATTAGTATCCCTCCACACTAGACTGAGATAAATTTACAATAATTCCAACATCCTTAATGTACATCAGATCTATATAGGTGACTACCATCTTATTTAAAAACAGACGGCAGAGGAGATGCTCCTCTACCGCTTATTTTCGTTTCATGCTGCGAATGATTGTTTTCGTTTCCTGATCCACACGGTAAGACTCTGTTATTTTCTGCAAGGCTTTATTATAAGTGAAATCGTCTAGACTGTTTCCTTTTAAGAAAGTCATGGTTGGTTCGGGCAACTTTACATAACAGATAGATACCGCCCAGGCAACCGCCATTTTGACATAATAGCCCTCATGATTGATCCTATCCAAACACTGTAATACCCTCTCGATGTATTCTTCATCAATGTAATAATCAAGCAGCATAACCACACCAAAACGAATTTCGTATTCTTTACCCGACATGAGATAAGGTTGTAGAAAATCCCAGACTCTTGCCCTATTTGTCTTCACGAATTTTAGCCCTACACAAAAACTATCACATACCGACCAATTATCTATTTTAGGAACAAAGTCACGTACATATTGCAGGATTTCTTCAATATCTGCTTTGATATAACCAATAACGATTCCTTGCAGCATGACTTCCTCAAAATAGTCTTGATCCGCATGTTCAAGATAAGTCCGCCAATCTCCCTTTACAATTTGTTTTGCTAGGTTGCGCAGTAATGGGATCCGAACACCCAATACATTATTTATATTAGGAATAAGTGACGCTGAAAATTTCTGATAATCCTCTTCTGCTAATTCCATGATCAGTTCTCTTATTGTTTGTTCCACTCTCGTTACTCCTTACTCATTCAAATGAAATCTCCCATAAATAGATCGAAGCAACGGAACCAAATGGTGAATATCTCAGCCGATATTGATCGAATTGCTCTTTGGTCAATGAACTCAATCCATATAGCTTCATCATCCCACGTCGTATAGCAATGTCACCCCAACTAACGACATCCGGACGTTCCATTGAATTGATCAACATCATCTCTGCCGTCCATTTACCTACACCATGTAATGTCATTAACTTCTTAATGACCTCTGTATCTGATAAGTCATAAAGGTCATCTAATTGAAAATCACCTTGTGCAATGGTTACAGCAATCTGATGAATACACACCGCTTTCTTCATGGTCATGCCGCATCCTTGAATATCATCAGCAGATTGTATGGCCAGGTTCTGTGGGGAGATTTCGCCAAACCGTTCCAGCATTCTACCCCAAATTGTCTGAACGGCTTTTACTGAAATAAGCTGTCCAACAATCGCATACACAAGTGCTGTGAACAGATCAGGAATAATGACACGTTCCAGCTTCCCAAGCCGTGATATTGCAGCGCCAAGTGCTTCATCAACGGTCTGCAAGTAATCTAACTCTTGTTGCCCATATTCGTAATGCTTGGTTTGAACGATTGGCATGCGGCATTTCCTCCTCAGATTCTTAATGATAATCAAAAGTATTATTACTATACCTTATCGAGCATAAATTGTACGGATAATCGAATAAGAGCACAAGATAACGAAATACATACAACAAATCAATTTATTAAAAATAGCAGTCCAGAACTTAAAACATAGTCCTAGACTGCCATTTTTTATCAAACGATGATGCATCTAAGGTGCATCACACAAGGAAGAGCCCCGTTTTATA is part of the Paenibacillus segetis genome and encodes:
- a CDS encoding dihydrofolate reductase family protein → MRKLVLFLHASLDGFVEGPNGEMDIGWVSYDADLEKHAKDILSTADTVIWGRGTYQMMYSYWPSVPSNPSASQHELNHAEWIEKTAKIVFSTTLEKVEWNNSRLVTEDVEEEIKNLKQQPGKDMVILGSPRLAHYLMQLDLIDEYKITVSPVLIGSGLPLFQGLKEKINLKLIENKTFDSGAIGLVYQTVR
- a CDS encoding tetratricopeptide repeat protein, whose amino-acid sequence is MTDKEQVIYRFSESPIWEMQRSYYEDQGLKAWLSEEVPQYITNNPMIATSYAEIIFGFLQDRARLGHTTEPVIILELGAGSGRLAFHVLKELCELRDEAVVIQLPPFCYCMSDFALKNITFWQQHRSLKPFVDQGILDFAHFDATHDTELTLTETGTIIRRGDLQQPLLVIANYFFDSIPQELIYVGDGKIHECKISLQYPDEVSELSPSELLERVIPEYHYLRADEYEQESYPYRDIIQLYQHRLEDSHILFPAMGLDCLERLGQLSQDGFLMLTADKGDHRIENWEFAEPPELIHHGSFSLTANYHAIQAYFEHKGALTFFTPHHYKNLNVGCMLMLQDPMCYTHSRLAYRRFVNRFGPDDFFTIKEWFEAHLDQMELRQILSLWRLGRYDTELFIRSADRMLNLLPTSDDEELADLQAGIHLMWTGYYPMGEKHDLAVNCGMLLFEMDQYEASLEFFERSQLDQAGADVLYNMAICYDETGNEELVRDYVYQALAKDPHHEGALSLKSTL
- a CDS encoding winged helix DNA-binding domain-containing protein — encoded protein: MNEVIAERRLNNQCIANSMINKPEQVVQELVAMQAQEYMQAVWAIGLRTSSSTLADIEQAIAERKIVLTWALRGTIHFVPPEDVKWLIQLSASRVMGQGQKRLTQLGVDDQTLMRCREIIYEALKGHQQITRSDLLQLLEQVGINTTGQRGYTILWNLTYQGLICFGPKMGKQQTFVLLDEWVPEARELTLEESIAELALRYFTAHGPSTVQDFAWWSGITLTDARMGLEEVKGQLHFEQLNGSQYWMSREVSKTQMLEDSGVFLLPGFDEYILGYKDRSAVLSPEYTPMIVPGNNGVFLPTLVSGGKVKGLWKRTIKSKGIEFVITPFEYIGDKEEQVIIAAERYATFVGLPITKIKFD
- a CDS encoding phosphotransferase enzyme family protein, with product MLRRYWPKWNGTMQERTGGWNNSTYFIYNEERSSVLRIYNTHSDHEKVEFEHTVLESLQQAQLNYRIPVPIKTETGETIVQLQDGSGKYACLFEYIEGTSPVEGCYPIAYSLGEAAGELSSVLAKIVPKVAPVYRPYYELLQAYPNCNPEYVLDFCEQPAKEFGDLYEELQIIRAAYEDICHSLAGIEKLPKQLVHGDLNVSNLLVDLEHTSEVTALLDFEFCTIDVRAMEAAVIITGLLGHDEEIEIVRRFCIAYATKTRLSSEEVAAIPHLMILRLVDVFLHFMSRFLNGTDEFNVLRQQVQMLAADLKKLEYSKSWMNEELSKLMGEACLSE
- a CDS encoding DUF2871 domain-containing protein — translated: MKKLYYTSFFYAVLGLLAGVFYREITKYNDFSGDTVLVALHTHILVLGFIFFILLLILSKLFNIHEAKSFGAMYIVYNIGLLITIGAMTTRGMLQMNGDDISFLPHIAGLGHAILGGSIIWMLVLLGKRIK
- a CDS encoding cupin domain-containing protein; this encodes MAVSYMDFTSPNVQFTYDVNNNSFFKKDDQNYINFLSINQLNTLGNVSLLDIYLSTDNVIEPHTHQNATELVFCISGAAVVSIINPFTKKLLNYSIQPGQVANVPQGWWHYEIASVDNTHLLAIFDAPVPEFIGGSDLLRLTPASVFAHTYCLDEAKVKNTFAPITNTVVIGPPNDCKTGQVQSKVSENSTPHSNQPHLNRAYGNQPFIGNGWRYLDNNEV
- a CDS encoding DNA alkylation repair protein, which produces MEQTIRELIMELAEEDYQKFSASLIPNINNVLGVRIPLLRNLAKQIVKGDWRTYLEHADQDYFEEVMLQGIVIGYIKADIEEILQYVRDFVPKIDNWSVCDSFCVGLKFVKTNRARVWDFLQPYLMSGKEYEIRFGVVMLLDYYIDEEYIERVLQCLDRINHEGYYVKMAVAWAVSICYVKLPEPTMTFLKGNSLDDFTYNKALQKITESYRVDQETKTIIRSMKRK
- a CDS encoding DNA-3-methyladenine glycosylase family protein encodes the protein MPIVQTKHYEYGQQELDYLQTVDEALGAAISRLGKLERVIIPDLFTALVYAIVGQLISVKAVQTIWGRMLERFGEISPQNLAIQSADDIQGCGMTMKKAVCIHQIAVTIAQGDFQLDDLYDLSDTEVIKKLMTLHGVGKWTAEMMLINSMERPDVVSWGDIAIRRGMMKLYGLSSLTKEQFDQYRLRYSPFGSVASIYLWEISFE